One window of the Desulfuromonas acetoxidans DSM 684 genome contains the following:
- a CDS encoding cell division protein ZapB, which yields MSLDILVRLEEKIDRLLAYKEQLEQECKRLNEEKDSLVQEREFVSQELDRILSRLDFLDQESS from the coding sequence ATGAGTTTGGATATTTTAGTCCGTCTGGAAGAAAAAATAGATCGGCTGCTTGCCTATAAAGAACAGCTGGAGCAGGAATGTAAACGACTGAATGAGGAGAAAGACAGCCTTGTTCAGGAACGTGAATTTGTCAGCCAGGAGTTGGACCGAATTCTGTCCCGGCTGGACTTTCTTGATCAGGAGAGCTCTTGA
- a CDS encoding cell division protein ZapA — MKQSVRVTILGQDFSIRSTRSVEEVQKVAAYVDARIAEVLAAGATADTLGATVLALMNVAGLYFETQRELEQAQSTISQSLQTLDEKLSSALSE; from the coding sequence TTGAAGCAATCGGTTCGGGTGACGATATTAGGGCAGGATTTCTCAATACGGAGTACGCGTTCCGTGGAAGAGGTGCAGAAAGTGGCTGCCTATGTCGATGCCCGTATTGCTGAAGTGTTGGCTGCCGGTGCTACCGCAGATACGCTGGGAGCGACGGTTCTTGCCCTGATGAATGTGGCTGGATTGTATTTTGAAACCCAGCGAGAGTTGGAGCAGGCACAAAGTACGATTTCACAATCGTTGCAGACGTTAGACGAAAAATTATCCTCCGCGTTGTCCGAATAA
- a CDS encoding 5-formyltetrahydrofolate cyclo-ligase: MPKHRVREKQLQQRLSLAVDEYRRLSRCAQQRLLSLPQFDQAQTIALYSPIRHEVETTLLFEAALDARKCVVFPQVKDGRMSFAITPDTHSFCPGCFGVLEPTGCQQVAVNQLDLVVVPGVAFGRCGSRLGYGKGFYDQTFEVRPSSCLLVGLGFSFQLEDDLPKESHDIGLDYIVTDEEILAF, from the coding sequence ATGCCCAAACATCGCGTTCGAGAAAAACAACTGCAGCAACGACTCTCTCTGGCTGTGGATGAATACCGTCGTCTCAGCCGGTGTGCCCAGCAGCGTCTTCTGAGTTTGCCGCAGTTTGATCAGGCCCAGACGATTGCGCTTTATTCACCGATCCGGCATGAAGTTGAGACGACGTTGTTGTTTGAAGCAGCTCTGGATGCTCGAAAATGCGTGGTGTTTCCTCAGGTCAAAGATGGGCGGATGTCTTTTGCGATCACTCCTGATACGCATAGTTTTTGCCCTGGTTGTTTTGGTGTTCTGGAGCCAACCGGCTGCCAGCAGGTAGCCGTGAACCAGTTGGACCTTGTTGTTGTGCCGGGTGTCGCCTTTGGGCGCTGTGGCTCGCGACTGGGGTATGGTAAAGGGTTTTACGATCAGACGTTCGAGGTGCGACCGTCGTCCTGCCTCCTCGTGGGGCTGGGGTTTTCTTTTCAGCTTGAAGATGATCTGCCCAAAGAATCTCATGATATCGGTCTGGATTATATTGTGACCGATGAAGAGATCCTGGCATTCTGA
- the rny gene encoding ribonuclease Y, whose amino-acid sequence MVLIAVAGGALVGAYVRRRLDESQMGSAQQLASQIIEDGKKEAETIRKEAELQAKDTVLKAKSEWEKEAKELRRELQGQERRLIQREENLDRKDRVLETREKEAQQRERELATQEGAIQQREKKVEQLVEEQMARLEQVSGMTGEEARQHLMETMESQARHDAAKRIKQIEDEARESADKKAKEILSLAIQRYAGDYVAEKTVSVVPLPSDEMKGRIIGREGRNIRAIEAAAGIDLIIDDTPEAVIISGFNPVRREVARLALEKLVTDGRIHPARIEEIVQKAEEDVNQSIRESGEQATFDVGVHGIHPEVVKLIGRLKYRTSYGQNILKHSLEVAFLCGVMAAELGINVKQAKRAGLLHDLGKAVDHEVEGSHAMIGADLARKYGESPEIVHAIAAHHEEEKPSSVLAVLVQAADALSGARPGARREMLETYVKRLEELERIGTSFNGVDSCYAIQAGREVRVMVSSDQVSDAHSHVLAKDIAAKIETEMTYPGQIKVNVIRETRAVDYAK is encoded by the coding sequence ATGGTATTGATTGCCGTCGCCGGAGGGGCACTTGTTGGTGCCTACGTGCGACGTCGCCTTGATGAATCACAGATGGGCAGCGCCCAGCAGTTGGCATCACAAATTATTGAAGATGGAAAAAAAGAAGCTGAAACGATCCGCAAGGAAGCGGAGTTGCAGGCAAAAGATACGGTTTTAAAGGCTAAGTCCGAGTGGGAAAAGGAAGCCAAAGAGTTGCGACGCGAACTTCAGGGCCAGGAGCGGCGCCTGATTCAGCGAGAAGAAAATCTTGATCGGAAAGATCGGGTTCTCGAAACGCGCGAGAAGGAAGCTCAGCAGCGCGAGCGCGAGTTGGCGACTCAGGAAGGTGCGATTCAGCAGCGCGAAAAGAAGGTCGAGCAGTTGGTTGAAGAGCAAATGGCGCGACTTGAACAGGTCTCTGGAATGACCGGTGAAGAAGCCCGTCAACATCTGATGGAGACGATGGAAAGCCAGGCACGTCACGATGCTGCTAAGCGAATCAAGCAGATTGAGGATGAGGCTCGTGAGAGCGCAGATAAAAAAGCCAAAGAAATTCTGTCTCTGGCGATTCAACGTTATGCTGGTGATTATGTCGCTGAAAAAACCGTCAGCGTTGTGCCGCTGCCTTCCGATGAAATGAAAGGTCGAATTATTGGTCGCGAAGGCCGGAATATTCGGGCCATTGAAGCTGCGGCTGGTATTGACCTGATTATTGACGATACACCGGAGGCGGTGATTATTTCCGGATTCAACCCGGTGCGACGTGAGGTTGCCCGTCTGGCGTTGGAAAAGCTGGTGACCGATGGTCGCATCCACCCGGCCCGAATTGAAGAGATTGTTCAGAAAGCCGAAGAAGATGTGAATCAGTCGATTCGCGAGTCTGGGGAGCAGGCGACCTTTGACGTTGGGGTGCATGGCATCCATCCGGAAGTAGTTAAGTTGATCGGGCGGCTTAAATATCGGACTTCCTATGGTCAGAATATTCTTAAACATTCGCTTGAGGTCGCCTTTCTGTGTGGCGTGATGGCTGCGGAATTGGGCATTAATGTCAAGCAGGCCAAGCGGGCCGGCTTGCTCCATGACCTAGGTAAAGCGGTCGACCATGAGGTTGAAGGCTCCCATGCCATGATTGGTGCTGACCTGGCCCGTAAGTATGGCGAATCGCCGGAGATTGTGCATGCCATTGCTGCTCACCACGAAGAGGAGAAGCCGTCCAGTGTTCTGGCGGTTCTGGTTCAGGCCGCAGATGCACTATCCGGTGCGCGTCCTGGTGCGCGGCGTGAAATGTTGGAAACATACGTCAAGCGCCTAGAGGAGTTGGAGCGTATCGGCACCTCGTTTAACGGGGTCGACAGCTGCTATGCGATTCAGGCTGGCCGTGAAGTGCGTGTTATGGTTTCCAGCGATCAGGTTTCCGATGCCCATTCTCATGTGCTCGCCAAAGATATCGCAGCCAAGATTGAGACCGAAATGACCTATCCGGGTCAAATTAAGGTCAATGTTATTCGTGAAACCCGTGCCGTTGATTATGCTAAGTAG
- a CDS encoding TIGR00282 family metallophosphoesterase, translating to MKLLFVGDVVGRAGRQLLSRCLDRLVDRHAVDFVVVNGENAAGGFGLTEDVVREFRKLGVHVITSGNHIWDKREFAAQLDRFDDVLRPGNYPEGAPGRGLGLYETSAGIKVAVINLEGRVFMNNLDCPFRLADQYLASLPDDVRVVMVDFHAEATSEKMALAHYLDGRVSVVVGTHTHVPTADEHVLPGGTAYQTDVGMTGSRDSVIGIRKEIAVEKFVTQLPARFEVAKKDPVLCAVLVDIDESTGQARHIDRVMEVAE from the coding sequence GTGAAACTGCTTTTTGTTGGGGATGTGGTTGGTCGGGCCGGCCGACAGCTATTGTCGCGCTGCCTGGATCGGTTGGTTGATCGTCATGCGGTCGATTTTGTCGTCGTCAACGGCGAGAATGCCGCTGGCGGTTTTGGGCTGACGGAAGATGTGGTACGCGAGTTTCGCAAACTCGGTGTGCATGTCATCACCTCCGGTAATCATATCTGGGATAAGCGAGAGTTTGCCGCGCAGCTGGATCGGTTTGACGATGTGTTGCGGCCGGGAAATTATCCCGAGGGGGCGCCGGGGCGTGGCTTGGGTCTGTATGAAACCAGCGCCGGAATTAAGGTGGCGGTGATTAATCTTGAAGGCCGCGTTTTTATGAATAACCTCGATTGCCCGTTTCGACTTGCCGATCAGTATCTGGCCAGTCTCCCTGACGACGTCCGGGTGGTGATGGTGGATTTTCATGCCGAGGCCACCAGCGAAAAGATGGCTCTGGCCCATTATCTTGATGGGCGCGTGTCTGTCGTTGTGGGAACGCATACCCATGTTCCCACTGCGGATGAGCATGTTCTGCCCGGAGGAACCGCGTATCAGACCGATGTCGGTATGACCGGCAGTCGCGATTCTGTCATCGGAATCCGCAAGGAAATTGCGGTGGAAAAATTTGTTACCCAGCTTCCAGCGCGGTTTGAAGTTGCCAAAAAAGATCCTGTTCTCTGTGCTGTCCTGGTTGATATTGATGAATCCACCGGGCAGGCTCGCCATATTGACCGGGTCATGGAAGTGGCTGAATAA